One window from the genome of Maridesulfovibrio ferrireducens encodes:
- the rimK gene encoding 30S ribosomal protein S6--L-glutamate ligase, which produces MKIGILSRKKELYSTSSLVRSCEERGHEVHVINPLRCYMNITSHNPSILYKGEKLEGFDAIIPRIGASITFYGCAVVRQFEMMGIYCVNESVAITRSRDKLRSLQLLARKGIGLPVTAFAHSTKYTDDLVNIVGGAPLVIKLLEGTQGKGVVLAETKNTAASIIEAFKGLKANILVQEFIAEASGSDIRCLIIGDKVIASMKRQGREGDFRSNLHQGGTASLISITPEERSTAVRSAKIMGLGFCGVDILRSKHGPVVMEVNSSPGLEGIEKTTGKDVAGKLIAYIEKNAKPGKTKTKGRG; this is translated from the coding sequence ATGAAAATTGGCATTCTTTCACGCAAAAAAGAACTTTACTCGACGTCTTCCCTTGTTCGCTCCTGCGAAGAACGAGGTCATGAAGTCCATGTAATAAATCCCTTGCGTTGCTATATGAATATAACCTCGCATAATCCCAGCATCCTCTACAAAGGGGAAAAGCTTGAGGGATTTGATGCAATAATCCCGCGTATCGGGGCCTCTATCACCTTTTACGGTTGTGCAGTCGTCCGCCAGTTCGAAATGATGGGAATTTACTGTGTAAATGAGTCAGTAGCTATAACCCGATCACGCGACAAACTAAGAAGTCTGCAACTTCTAGCGAGAAAAGGAATCGGACTGCCGGTAACAGCTTTCGCTCATTCCACAAAATATACTGATGACCTTGTCAACATCGTAGGCGGTGCGCCGTTGGTCATTAAGCTTTTAGAAGGAACTCAAGGCAAAGGTGTTGTTTTGGCGGAAACAAAAAACACCGCTGCAAGTATCATTGAAGCTTTCAAGGGATTAAAAGCCAATATTTTAGTGCAGGAATTCATCGCCGAAGCATCCGGTTCTGACATCCGTTGCCTGATCATAGGTGATAAAGTCATTGCTTCCATGAAGCGTCAAGGCCGCGAAGGAGACTTTAGATCCAACCTTCATCAGGGGGGAACAGCTTCACTTATCAGTATTACTCCTGAAGAACGTTCAACAGCTGTGCGCAGTGCCAAAATTATGGGTCTGGGCTTTTGCGGAGTTGATATACTGCGCTCAAAACACGGCCCGGTTGTTATGGAAGTAAATTCCTCCCCTGGACTGGAAGGTATAGAAAAAACTACCGGAAAAGATGTCGCTGGAAAACTCATCGCTTACATTGAAAAAAACGCCAAGCCTGGTAAAACAAAAACTAAGGGCCGCGGCTAG
- a CDS encoding uracil-DNA glycosylase, translating into MKINFCDATYEVDSSWDSFFTTEKLILLKYIEFAVGTNFTPPAERVLRFTQVNLDKVRVVIIGQDPYPQPGVATGRSFEVGNIDHWADLKRNASLMNMLKLFHKNYTGASEIGAISKVREDIDAGLFPILPPTELFTHFEEQGVLMLNAAFTCEIDNSGSHTEKWQHFSTELLTFISDKKPQAKWFLWGKDAQEFCSFVPDSQKLTSYHPRLFDQKEGSFIKENHFAKCPEINWVE; encoded by the coding sequence ATGAAAATTAATTTTTGTGACGCAACATATGAAGTAGATAGCTCGTGGGACTCTTTTTTTACTACTGAAAAGCTGATTTTGCTTAAATATATCGAGTTTGCGGTGGGGACTAATTTTACTCCTCCGGCTGAGAGGGTGTTGCGTTTTACGCAAGTGAATCTCGATAAGGTTCGGGTCGTTATTATCGGACAAGACCCATATCCACAGCCCGGAGTTGCTACAGGACGTTCGTTTGAAGTCGGGAATATTGACCATTGGGCAGATCTTAAGCGAAATGCGTCATTGATGAATATGCTTAAGCTGTTTCATAAAAATTATACCGGAGCATCTGAGATCGGTGCTATCAGTAAGGTCCGTGAAGATATTGATGCCGGACTTTTTCCCATCCTTCCGCCGACTGAATTATTCACTCATTTCGAAGAGCAGGGCGTATTAATGCTCAATGCCGCTTTTACCTGTGAAATTGATAATTCAGGTAGCCATACTGAGAAGTGGCAACATTTTTCCACAGAATTATTGACTTTTATCAGTGATAAAAAGCCGCAAGCAAAATGGTTCCTCTGGGGAAAAGATGCTCAAGAATTTTGTTCGTTTGTGCCGGACTCTCAAAAACTTACAAGTTATCATCCCCGCCTGTTCGATCAAAAAGAAGGTTCATTCATAAAGGAAAATCATTTCGCAAAATGCCCAGAAATAAACTGGGTCGAATGA
- the pta gene encoding phosphate acetyltransferase, with protein MSNCLYIAATEARSGKSAIVLGVMQLLLTHVRKVAIFRPIIHDDFGGGRDHDIDLILRHFKLPQEYKTTYAYTQSQATRMLNDGKHSLLMENILGKFRDLQQQYDFVLCEGSDYLGGEAAVEFEINMDVVSNLGCPVLAVLNGMNSEEDEICDLSQRTFELFKEKGLDVIAVMINRAEKKFSSDLVDRIKSGFSSDNKPLVYIIPDDKRLGNPTVKDVLTWLDCRVLYGADRLETPVNDYVVAAMQIENFLKYVSEGSLIITPGDRSDIILASLASRLSDVYPKIAGILLTGGIQPATTVHHLIEGWKGVPIPILIVPDHTYRTAQILQGLHGTIDPENKVKVLSALGLFETCVDSHELQHKLVSTTSSRITPFMFEHTLLHKAREKKQHIVLPEGTSERILRAADILKRRDVVDLTLLGNEDEVRQIASNLDISLKGINVIDPVKSEYFEKFVDDYYELRKHKCIMKEDARDRMSDPTYFGTMMVWKGIAGGMVSGSITTTAQTIKPAFEFVKTKPGVSIVSSVFLMCQNDQVMVYGDCAVNPNPNAQELAEIAISSAETAKIFSVEPRVAMLSYSTGVSGKGKDVDKVMEATEIVRAKAPWLAVEGPLQYDAAIDPDVAAELMPNSAVAGKATVLIFPDLNTGNNTYKAVQRSVPDSVAIGPILQGLKKPVNDLSRGCQVRDIVNTVAITAIQAQAEEEAGQSVKVSV; from the coding sequence ATGTCGAATTGTTTATATATAGCGGCGACAGAAGCTCGTAGCGGTAAGTCCGCCATAGTGCTCGGAGTAATGCAGCTGTTGCTGACTCATGTACGTAAGGTTGCGATTTTCAGGCCTATTATTCACGACGATTTTGGCGGAGGGCGGGATCATGATATCGATTTAATTTTGCGCCATTTTAAACTCCCTCAAGAATATAAGACAACTTACGCCTACACCCAAAGTCAGGCGACTCGTATGCTTAATGATGGCAAGCATTCTTTATTAATGGAAAATATTCTTGGAAAGTTCAGAGATCTCCAGCAGCAATATGATTTTGTACTTTGCGAAGGTTCTGATTATCTGGGCGGAGAGGCCGCTGTTGAATTTGAGATAAATATGGACGTTGTGAGCAATCTCGGTTGTCCGGTGCTGGCAGTGCTTAACGGCATGAATAGTGAGGAAGATGAAATCTGTGATTTGTCTCAGCGGACATTTGAATTGTTTAAAGAAAAGGGGTTGGACGTCATCGCTGTTATGATCAACAGGGCGGAGAAGAAGTTTTCCAGTGATTTGGTTGATAGGATTAAATCTGGTTTTAGTAGTGATAATAAACCTCTTGTCTATATAATTCCTGACGACAAACGACTTGGAAATCCAACTGTAAAAGATGTTCTGACATGGCTTGATTGTAGAGTTTTGTACGGTGCAGACAGATTGGAAACACCTGTAAATGATTACGTTGTTGCCGCGATGCAGATTGAGAATTTTTTGAAGTATGTGAGCGAGGGAAGTCTCATTATTACCCCTGGAGACCGTTCGGATATAATCCTTGCAAGTCTGGCTTCGCGCCTTTCTGATGTCTACCCCAAGATTGCCGGTATTCTGTTGACAGGTGGTATACAGCCGGCAACAACCGTGCATCATTTGATAGAAGGCTGGAAAGGCGTTCCTATACCTATTCTTATTGTTCCAGATCATACTTATAGAACCGCGCAAATCCTGCAAGGTTTACACGGAACCATTGATCCTGAAAATAAAGTTAAGGTTTTATCTGCACTTGGACTTTTTGAAACATGTGTAGATTCGCATGAATTGCAACATAAACTGGTTTCAACAACATCTTCAAGAATTACTCCATTCATGTTTGAGCATACGTTGCTTCATAAAGCCCGTGAGAAAAAGCAGCATATTGTTTTACCGGAAGGAACAAGTGAAAGGATTTTAAGAGCTGCGGATATTTTGAAACGCAGAGATGTTGTGGATCTAACTCTGCTCGGCAACGAAGATGAAGTACGGCAGATTGCGTCCAACCTTGATATCAGTCTTAAGGGCATAAATGTTATTGATCCGGTTAAATCAGAGTATTTTGAGAAGTTTGTGGATGATTATTACGAGCTTCGTAAGCACAAATGTATCATGAAAGAGGATGCTCGTGACCGCATGAGCGACCCGACATATTTTGGAACAATGATGGTCTGGAAAGGCATAGCAGGCGGTATGGTTTCTGGGTCGATTACTACAACAGCGCAAACGATTAAACCCGCGTTTGAATTTGTTAAAACAAAGCCCGGTGTATCAATTGTTTCAAGCGTTTTCCTCATGTGCCAGAATGATCAGGTTATGGTTTATGGAGATTGCGCTGTAAATCCGAATCCCAATGCTCAGGAGCTGGCTGAGATTGCGATCAGCTCAGCTGAGACTGCGAAAATTTTCAGTGTTGAACCGAGGGTGGCAATGCTTTCGTATTCAACAGGTGTTTCAGGCAAAGGCAAAGATGTCGATAAGGTGATGGAAGCTACTGAAATTGTTCGTGCAAAAGCACCCTGGTTGGCCGTGGAAGGGCCTCTCCAGTATGATGCGGCAATTGATCCCGATGTTGCAGCAGAACTTATGCCGAACAGCGCAGTTGCGGGAAAGGCTACTGTATTAATTTTCCCTGATCTCAATACAGGTAACAATACTTATAAGGCTGTTCAAAGATCGGTACCCGATTCAGTTGCTATAGGCCCGATACTGCAGGGGCTTAAAAAGCCTGTTAATGATTTAAGCAGAGGGTGTCAGGTTCGCGATATTGTAAATACTGTAGCGATTACGGCTATTCAAGCTCAAGCTGAGGAGGAGGCTGGCCAGAGTGTGAAAGTATCAGTCTAG
- a CDS encoding phosphoadenosine phosphosulfate reductase family protein, protein MITANSPLDEKVADTASKMKTVLLEHDPSKIAVAWTGGKDSTVVLAIWREVLKAEGLFNPLSFSIDTGVKFPEVMAFRDRLAQEWDIDLKVLRPEVNIKTYPVAKDTVSCCRDLKIKPLQKALAEYDIQVLITGIRRDEHPSRSTREAFEKRENPDHILLNPILEWTEMDIWSFITMHAIPYCELYDQGYRSLGCQPCTVLGDGGSERQGRSEDKEKNLELLTSLGYF, encoded by the coding sequence ATGATTACAGCAAATTCCCCGCTGGATGAAAAAGTAGCAGATACTGCCTCTAAAATGAAAACTGTTTTACTTGAGCATGACCCGTCAAAAATTGCGGTTGCATGGACTGGCGGAAAAGATTCCACAGTCGTTCTTGCCATATGGCGCGAAGTTCTTAAGGCTGAAGGACTGTTTAATCCTTTATCTTTTTCTATTGATACAGGTGTTAAGTTCCCTGAGGTTATGGCATTCAGAGATCGCTTGGCGCAAGAGTGGGACATTGATTTAAAAGTGCTTCGTCCTGAAGTGAATATAAAAACATACCCTGTAGCAAAAGATACAGTTTCCTGCTGCCGCGATTTAAAAATAAAGCCGCTTCAAAAAGCGTTGGCAGAATATGACATTCAGGTTTTAATCACCGGGATCCGGCGTGATGAGCATCCGAGCAGGTCAACTAGAGAGGCTTTTGAAAAGCGGGAAAATCCAGATCATATTTTACTTAATCCTATTCTCGAGTGGACAGAGATGGATATATGGTCCTTTATTACTATGCACGCAATTCCCTATTGTGAACTTTACGATCAAGGATATAGATCGCTTGGATGCCAGCCTTGCACCGTATTGGGCGATGGCGGGAGCGAACGGCAGGGACGAAGTGAAGATAAAGAAAAAAATCTGGAATTACTAACATCACTGGGATATTTCTAA
- the nifJ gene encoding pyruvate:ferredoxin (flavodoxin) oxidoreductase, producing the protein MAKKMKTMDGNQAASYVAYAMCETAAIYPITPSSPMAEFADEWALKGVENIFGTTMEVRELQSEGGAAGALHGALAAGNLSCTFTASQGLLLMIPNMYKIAGELLPTVFHVSARALAGHALSIFGDHQDVMACRQTGFAMLASNSVQESLDLALVSHLATVESDIPFIHFFDGFRTSHEIQKVELIDYEDMAKALNWEKVRDFRDRALNPEHPHTRGTAQNPDIYFQALESINPYRDAVPGHVEDAMKKVADITGREYKLFDYVGDPEAEDIIIAMGSGCEAIEETITRLNAQGERLGLVKVRLFRPFSMEHLGRALPATTQQITVLDRTKEGGAIGDPLYLDVCTALREMNIDLPVHAGRYGLGSKEFTPSMVKAIYDNMKALAPRHHFTVGINDDVSRLSLEVGPNLDVTPEGTVQCKFWGLGSDGTVGANKQAIKIIGDKTDMFAQGYFAYDSKKSGGITVSHLRFGDNPIKSTYLVEISDFIACHNPSYVKLYDLLDGIRADGTFLLNTSMGLEELEAELPAKLRRKIAENNLKFYTIDAVKIAGAVGLGGRINMIMQTAFFKLAKVIPFADAVAYLKESIKAAYGKKGDKIVNMNNSAVDEAEANINEIKYPESWATAVDAQDEEVFEPEFITNVVNPILAQKGDKLPVSAFSPDGRFPMGTSRFEKRGVAILVPEWIKENCIQCNQCSFVCPHSALRAVLVNEEEKSIAPDSFETVEAKGKGFDGLQYRMQVNSLDCQGCGNCADICPAKEKALVMKPIASQTEVQVPNYDFSEIVSFKDDILPRTTVKGSQFQQSLMEFSGACAGCGETPYAKVLTQLFGERMIIANATGCSSIWAASAPSTAYCENMEGHGPAWGNSLFEDAAEYGFGMEMAVSNRRNRLVVLMKQAMEGDISSDLREAMTGWIENKDDAQKSLEYGDKLRDFLAVEADCSDLLCEIEEQEDIFTKKSVWCFGGDGWAYDIGFGGLDHVLASGKDINVLVMDTEVYSNTGGQASKATPLGSIAKFAAGGKLTAKKDLGRMMMTYGYVYVASVSMGANKNQVMKAFLEAESYPGPSLVIAYAPCINQGIKKGMGKTQYEGKLAVDSGYWPLYRFDPRRAENGENPLILEYKNPDGTLQEFLSGENRYAMLERMMPETSKTLRSGIEKDCLQRYKLLKQLSELDYSFDEPAE; encoded by the coding sequence ATGGCTAAAAAAATGAAAACTATGGATGGCAACCAAGCCGCTTCATACGTAGCATATGCTATGTGCGAAACCGCAGCTATCTATCCGATCACTCCCTCCTCACCTATGGCTGAATTCGCTGATGAATGGGCCCTTAAGGGAGTAGAAAATATTTTCGGAACCACGATGGAAGTTCGCGAACTGCAATCAGAAGGCGGAGCCGCTGGAGCTCTTCATGGTGCTCTAGCAGCTGGGAACCTTTCTTGTACGTTCACAGCTTCTCAGGGTCTTCTTCTGATGATTCCTAACATGTATAAGATTGCCGGTGAGCTTCTCCCCACAGTCTTTCATGTTTCAGCTCGCGCTTTAGCGGGCCACGCTCTTTCCATTTTCGGTGATCATCAGGACGTAATGGCCTGTCGTCAGACCGGATTTGCAATGCTGGCTTCCAACTCTGTTCAGGAAAGTCTCGATCTTGCGCTTGTATCACATCTTGCAACTGTCGAATCAGACATTCCGTTTATTCATTTCTTTGATGGTTTCAGAACTTCTCATGAAATTCAGAAAGTCGAACTTATCGACTATGAAGATATGGCAAAAGCCCTTAACTGGGAAAAAGTCAGAGACTTCCGTGATCGCGCACTGAATCCTGAACATCCTCACACCAGAGGAACTGCTCAGAATCCGGATATTTATTTCCAGGCTCTTGAATCAATCAATCCTTATAGAGATGCAGTTCCTGGTCACGTTGAAGATGCAATGAAAAAAGTGGCGGATATCACCGGTCGCGAATACAAATTATTCGACTATGTTGGTGATCCTGAAGCTGAAGATATTATCATCGCTATGGGTTCCGGTTGTGAAGCCATTGAAGAAACCATCACAAGGCTGAATGCACAGGGTGAAAGACTTGGACTTGTAAAAGTCAGACTTTTCCGTCCGTTCTCAATGGAACATCTGGGACGCGCATTACCTGCAACTACTCAGCAGATTACTGTTCTCGACCGCACCAAAGAAGGCGGCGCTATCGGTGATCCTCTGTATCTTGATGTTTGTACTGCTCTCAGAGAAATGAATATTGATCTTCCTGTTCACGCTGGTCGTTACGGCCTCGGTTCCAAGGAATTTACTCCTTCCATGGTCAAGGCTATCTACGACAACATGAAGGCTCTTGCTCCAAGACATCACTTCACTGTCGGTATCAATGATGATGTTTCCCGCCTTTCTCTTGAAGTCGGCCCGAATCTGGACGTTACTCCTGAAGGCACTGTTCAGTGTAAGTTCTGGGGTCTCGGTTCCGATGGAACTGTCGGTGCAAATAAACAGGCAATTAAAATTATCGGTGATAAAACCGATATGTTTGCTCAGGGTTATTTTGCTTATGATTCCAAGAAATCAGGTGGTATCACTGTATCGCATCTGCGTTTTGGTGATAATCCTATTAAATCAACATATCTTGTTGAAATATCAGATTTCATAGCTTGTCATAATCCAAGTTACGTAAAACTTTACGATCTGCTTGACGGAATTCGTGCCGACGGAACATTCCTGCTGAATACCAGCATGGGACTTGAAGAACTGGAAGCAGAATTGCCCGCAAAGCTTCGCCGCAAAATTGCTGAGAACAATCTTAAGTTCTACACAATTGATGCAGTTAAGATTGCAGGTGCAGTCGGTCTTGGCGGCCGCATCAATATGATCATGCAGACAGCATTCTTTAAATTAGCAAAAGTTATTCCTTTCGCGGATGCAGTTGCTTACCTTAAAGAGTCAATTAAAGCAGCATACGGTAAAAAGGGCGATAAAATCGTCAATATGAATAATTCCGCTGTTGATGAAGCTGAAGCTAACATCAACGAAATAAAATATCCTGAGTCATGGGCAACAGCTGTAGATGCGCAGGACGAAGAAGTTTTCGAGCCTGAATTCATCACAAATGTTGTTAACCCCATCCTTGCTCAGAAAGGTGACAAATTACCTGTCAGCGCATTTTCTCCAGACGGACGTTTCCCAATGGGAACCAGCCGTTTTGAAAAACGCGGTGTAGCAATTCTGGTTCCTGAATGGATCAAAGAAAATTGTATCCAGTGTAACCAGTGTTCATTCGTCTGTCCGCACAGTGCCTTACGCGCCGTGCTTGTCAACGAAGAAGAAAAATCAATTGCTCCTGATAGTTTTGAAACTGTTGAAGCCAAGGGTAAAGGATTTGATGGTCTGCAGTATCGTATGCAAGTCAACTCCCTTGATTGCCAGGGTTGCGGAAACTGCGCGGACATTTGTCCTGCGAAAGAAAAAGCTCTGGTTATGAAACCTATCGCTTCTCAGACAGAGGTTCAGGTTCCTAACTATGACTTCTCTGAGATTGTCTCCTTTAAGGATGACATTCTGCCTCGCACAACTGTTAAGGGCAGCCAGTTTCAGCAGTCTTTGATGGAATTCTCCGGTGCCTGCGCAGGTTGTGGTGAAACTCCATATGCAAAGGTTCTGACCCAGCTCTTCGGTGAGCGCATGATTATCGCCAACGCAACAGGTTGCTCTTCTATCTGGGCCGCATCGGCTCCTTCCACTGCATATTGCGAGAATATGGAAGGCCACGGACCAGCATGGGGTAACTCTTTATTTGAAGATGCCGCAGAATATGGTTTCGGTATGGAAATGGCTGTTTCCAATCGTCGTAACCGTCTGGTTGTGCTCATGAAGCAGGCTATGGAAGGCGATATCAGTTCAGACTTGCGCGAAGCCATGACAGGCTGGATTGAAAATAAAGATGATGCTCAGAAATCACTTGAATACGGTGACAAACTTCGTGACTTTCTTGCAGTTGAAGCTGATTGCAGTGATCTGCTTTGCGAAATTGAAGAGCAGGAAGATATCTTCACCAAGAAGTCAGTATGGTGCTTCGGTGGTGACGGATGGGCATATGACATCGGTTTCGGCGGTCTTGACCACGTTCTTGCTTCCGGCAAGGATATCAACGTACTGGTAATGGATACCGAAGTGTATTCCAACACTGGTGGTCAGGCTTCTAAAGCGACTCCACTCGGGTCTATCGCTAAGTTTGCAGCCGGTGGCAAGCTGACTGCCAAGAAAGATCTTGGACGTATGATGATGACTTACGGTTACGTCTACGTAGCATCCGTATCCATGGGTGCTAACAAGAATCAGGTAATGAAAGCATTCCTTGAAGCGGAATCCTACCCCGGACCATCCCTTGTTATCGCATACGCACCTTGTATCAATCAGGGAATCAAGAAGGGTATGGGTAAAACTCAATACGAAGGTAAACTTGCTGTTGATTCCGGTTATTGGCCTCTTTACAGGTTTGACCCACGCCGCGCTGAAAATGGTGAGAATCCTCTTATTCTTGAATACAAGAACCCAGATGGAACTCTTCAGGAATTCCTGTCCGGAGAAAATCGCTACGCAATGCTCGAGCGCATGATGCCCGAGACTTCCAAGACATTGCGTTCTGGAATTGAAAAGGATTGTTTGCAGAGATATAAACTTCTCAAGCAGCTTTCCGAACTTGATTATTCATTTGATGAACCAGCTGAATAG
- a CDS encoding ATP-dependent zinc protease, whose protein sequence is MKRPETVYGRTIIGWREWASFPELGIPAIKAKVDTGAKTSCLHSFQQEIFEREGNRWIRFGIHPAQRRRDIELFCEAPVVDIRRVTNSGGGVEKRTVIMTPITMGHRTWNIEVTLTNRDTMKFRMLLGRTAMTQIFVVDPHRSYILGKDLAAVHKKKSVSGE, encoded by the coding sequence GTGAAGCGACCAGAGACAGTATATGGCAGAACGATCATTGGCTGGCGGGAATGGGCCAGTTTCCCGGAACTGGGAATCCCTGCAATTAAGGCCAAAGTTGATACGGGCGCAAAAACATCCTGCCTGCATTCTTTTCAACAAGAGATCTTCGAGCGGGAAGGTAATCGCTGGATTCGTTTCGGCATCCATCCTGCGCAAAGAAGAAGAGACATCGAATTATTCTGTGAAGCCCCTGTAGTAGACATTCGCCGCGTGACTAATTCCGGTGGAGGTGTTGAAAAACGGACTGTCATCATGACCCCGATCACTATGGGCCACCGTACCTGGAATATAGAAGTTACATTAACCAACCGCGATACCATGAAGTTCAGAATGCTTCTGGGACGCACTGCTATGACACAAATATTTGTGGTTGATCCTCATCGTTCCTATATTTTGGGAAAAGATTTGGCCGCTGTGCATAAAAAGAAATCCGTTTCCGGAGAATGA